One genomic segment of Brassica napus cultivar Da-Ae chromosome A3, Da-Ae, whole genome shotgun sequence includes these proteins:
- the LOC106406762 gene encoding uncharacterized protein LOC106406762: MNEMDQIRCSKSITVCESSSGSVPEAVIVVSGLKGETSDSVSNHVLIEEQKENDSRMGKDGVGCSNGSARDVHEEVANNVTAVSCHESDASEKAKEKEFHVIDLSGGGEESDNGQRICRICHFGSDQTPDRVSGKSVSVDLIEIGCKCKNELGLAHFHCAEAWFKLRGNSVCEICGSSALNVPVRLTEEEWSEIRDGTTDEGRRRGSGQSCCIFMVFLLTIILLHWFFKKMSGYYQNT, translated from the exons ATGAATGAAATGGACCAGATACGTTGTTCAAAATCGATCACTGTTTGTGAAAGTTCGAGTGGATCTGTGCCTGAGGCTGTGATTGTAGTCTCTGGTCTCAAGGGTGAGACCAGTGACTCTGTCTCAAACCATGTATTGATCGAAGAGCAAAAAGAGAATGATTCAAGAATGGGGAAAGATGGTGTTGGATGCAGTAACGGTTCAGCTCGCGATGTTCACGAGGAAGTTGCAAATAACGTTACTGCGGTAAGCTGTCACGAGAGTGATGCTTCAGAAAAAGCAAAGGAGAAGGAGTTTCACGTGATTGATCTGAGCGGTGGAGGAGAAGAAAGTGATAATGGACAAAGAATCTGCAGGATCTGTCATTTTGGTTCTGATCAAACGCCGGATAGAGTTTCTGGCAAGTCAGTAAGTGTAGACTTGATTGAGATTGGTTGCAAATGCAAAAACGAGCTTGGTCTTGCGCATTTTCATTGCGCTGAAGCTTGGTTTAAGCTAAGAGGAAACAG TGTATGTGAAATCTGCGGTTCTTCAGCGTTGAATGTTCCAGTAAGGTTGACGGAGGAGGAGTGGAGCGAAATAAGGGACGGTACAACGGATGAAGGAAGAAGACGTGGAAGTGGACAGTCTTGCTGCATTTTCATGGTTTTTCTGCTTACTATCATTCTGCTTCATTGGTTTTTCAAGAAGATGAGTGGTTACTaccaaaatacataa